From Lactuca sativa cultivar Salinas mitochondrion, complete genome, a single genomic window includes:
- the ccmB gene encoding cytochrome c biogenesis B encodes MRRLFLELYYKQTFPSTPITSFSPFLSYIVVTPLMLGFEKDFSCHSHLGPIRIPPLFPFPSAPFPRNEKEDGTLELYYLSAYCLPKILLLQLVGHRVIQISRVFRGFPMLQLPYQFGRSGMDRLNIPLGSLVLTFLCGIHSRSALGITSSSGGNSSQNPTTSPTSLPPTLSRTSIETEWFHVLSSIGYSFPFVSLSPISVSISSQD; translated from the coding sequence ATGAGACGACTCTTTCTTGAACTATATTATAAACAGACCTTCCCCTCCACACCAATCACGAGTTTTTCTCCATTCCTCTCATATATCGTCGTAACGCCCTTAATGCTAGGTTTTGAAAAAGACTTTTCATGTCATTCCCATTTAGGTCCGATTCGGATCCCTCCGTTGTTTCCTTTTCCTTCCGCACCTTTTCCTCGAAATGAGAAAGAAGATGGTACACTTGAATTGTATTATTTAAGTGCTTATTGCTTGCCAAAAATCCTACTTCTACAATTGGTAGGTCACCGGGTTATTCAAATAAGTCGTGTTTTCCGTGGTTTTCCCATGTTACAACTTCCGTACCAATTCGGTCGATCCGGAATGGATCGGTTAAACATTCCATTAGGGAGCCTGGTCTTGACTTTTCTGTGTGGTATTCATTCTCGTTCGGCTCTTGGAATCACATCCAGCAGTGGTGGGAACAGCTCGCAAAATCCAACCACTTCACCTACTTCATTGCCCCCAACCCTTTCTCGTACCTCTATTGAAACAGAATGGTTTCATGTTCTTTCATCGATTGGTTATTCCTTTCCGTTCGTATCTCTTTCTCCAATTTCGGTCTCGATTAGTTCACAAGATTGA
- the nad9 gene encoding NADH dehydrogenase subunit 9 yields MDNQFIFKYSWETLPKKWVKKMERSEHGNSSDTNTDCPFQLLCFLKLHTYTRVQVSIDICGVDHPSRKRRFEVVYNLLSTRYNSRIRVQTSADEVTRISPVVSPFPSAGRWEREVWDMFGVSSINHPDLRRISTDYGFEGHPLRKDLPLSGYVEVRYDDPEKRVVSEPIEMTQEFRYFDSASPWEQRSDG; encoded by the coding sequence ATGGATAACCAATTCATTTTCAAATATAGTTGGGAGACTTTACCCAAGAAATGGGTAAAAAAAATGGAAAGATCGGAACATGGGAATAGCTCTGATACCAATACGGACTGCCCATTTCAATTGTTGTGCTTTCTTAAATTGCATACCTATACAAGGGTTCAAGTTTCGATCGATATTTGCGGAGTTGATCATCCCTCTCGAAAACGAAGATTTGAAGTGGTCTATAATTTACTGAGTACTCGGTATAACTCACGCATTCGTGTACAAACCAGTGCAGACGAAGTAACACGAATATCCCCGGTAGTCAGTCCATTTCCATCAGCCGGCCGGTGGGAGCGAGAAGTTTGGGATATGTTTGGTGTTTCTTCCATCAATCATCCAGATCTACGCCGTATATCAACAGATTATGGTTTCGAGGGTCATCCATTACGAAAAGACCTTCCTCTGAGTGGATATGTGGAAGTACGCTATGATGATCCAGAGAAACGTGTGGTTTCTGAACCCATTGAGATGACCCAAGAATTTCGCTATTTCGATTCTGCTAGTCCTTGGGAACAGCGTAGCGACGGATAA
- the rps4 gene encoding ribosomal protein S4 (variant 2 within R-L junction) encodes MPALRFKTCRLLEGNVWNRKLTIIQRRILRRLRNKTRSIKRMIYSRKNLNSYIQLQTTRKLPLDLNFIFVISTFFFFISFGVPVAFSAGESLSAVPSHSDWFTFTEDMLEDSASSGRSSSTSAVNQPLPGEQATPPALPGARTPPYTPYPYGPEEVIGGDSVRSIEGRLLSGKTAPSSLDIYLARINAEDLFEVKVDIIREMAGLHPSGDWLGRGARALDNPRGKESLGELLQMRRDLRARNLKSETFGLLKEKVFLRDTPPSEGSSA; translated from the coding sequence ATGCCCGCATTAAGATTTAAAACTTGTCGTCTACTTGAAGGAAATGTTTGGAACAGGAAACTTACAATAATACAACGCCGCATTCTTCGAAGATTGAGGAACAAGACGAGATCTATTAAGAGAATGATTTATTCTCGAAAAAATCTGAATAGTTACATCCAATTACAAACTACACGAAAGTTGCCCCTTGATTTGAATTTTATCTTTGTTATCAGTACCTTTTTTTTTTTCATTAGCTTTGGCGTTCCGGTTGCCTTTAGCGCCGGCGAGAGTCTTTCAGCCGTACCTTCCCATTCGGATTGGTTTACCTTTACCGAGGATATGCTGGAAGACTCAGCGAGTTCCGGGCGTAGTAGTAGTACCTCAGCGGTAAATCAACCGCTTCCGGGGGAACAAGCTACGCCTCCCGCTCTTCCGGGAGCTCGGACTCCGCCCTACACCCCCTACCCCTATGGCCCGGAGGAAGTGATAGGAGGGGATTCGGTCCGCTCTATAGAGGGCCGCCTCCTGTCGGGCAAAACAGCGCCTTCGTCGCTAGATATATATCTAGCCCGGATCAACGCCGAGGACCTATTCGAGGTCAAGGTGGATATCATCCGGGAGATGGCGGGCCTGCATCCAAGTGGCGATTGGCTGGGGCGGGGGGCTCGAGCCCTCGATAATCCGAGGGGGAAGGAGTCCTTGGGGGAGCTCCTTCAAATGCGTAGAGACCTACGGGCTAGGAATTTGAAATCCGAGACCTTCGGCCTATTAAAGGAGAAGGTTTTCCTTAGGGATACCCCCCCCTCAGAAGGCTCTTCCGCATAG
- the rpl10 gene encoding ribosomal protein L10 produces MPFGRSLLQRESLLRVSGEERSPEILISFHSSGSTSNQWRKLKNPWFPGRTLFRPSCFRTGKKKRFFAQLAHSAGPTCISYLAEEASDRLEFLPSWDSMDQDLLLLYGQYRSTLVDHMDVEKASHFDELETSLFHFYLPSSYLCFVCSPEEFDLFNLGIPPK; encoded by the coding sequence ATGCCATTCGGAAGAAGTCTTCTACAGAGGGAAAGCCTGTTACGAGTAAGTGGAGAGGAAAGATCTCCAGAGATTCTTATCTCATTCCATTCCAGTGGCTCAACCAGTAACCAATGGCGAAAACTAAAAAATCCATGGTTTCCCGGTAGAACCCTATTTCGCCCAAGTTGTTTCAGAACCGGAAAAAAGAAGCGGTTTTTCGCACAGCTTGCGCATAGTGCAGGTCCCACTTGTATATCGTATTTGGCCGAAGAAGCATCGGACAGGTTGGAGTTCTTACCTTCTTGGGATTCCATGGACCAAGATCTGCTTTTATTATATGGGCAATACCGATCTACTTTAGTAGATCATATGGATGTAGAAAAAGCTTCTCATTTTGATGAATTGGAAACATCTCTTTTCCATTTCTATTTACCCAGTTCATATCTTTGTTTCGTGTGTTCCCCGGAGGAATTCGATCTCTTCAATCTCGGGATACCACCTAAATAA